The sequence below is a genomic window from Nicotiana tomentosiformis chromosome 6, ASM39032v3, whole genome shotgun sequence.
cagaatgagtttgcagatgcattggccattttgtcctccatgatacaacacccggataagaatttcatcgaccccattccggtaacgattcataatcagccagcttactgcgctcatgttgaagaagaagcagacgggaatccatggttccatgatatcaaggagtacttggcaaaaggatAGTACCCGGAGtatgcaaatcatactaaaaaatgcacgctccgaagattgtccaaccatttcttccaaagtgggggaattctgtacagaaggactccacacctagggttattacggtgtgttgatgccaaagaagcttccaaactgctcgaagagatacactctagaacttgcggaccacacatgaatggtttcattttatccaagaagatactgagggtaggttatttttggatgactatggaaacagactacaTCAGGTATGcccagaaatgtcatcagtgccaaatacaagcagatatgatacgggtgccgccaaatgaactcaatgcaatgagTGCACCTTGGCATGTTGCTGCTTAGGGAATGaacgtcattggaccaatcgagcccgTTGCTTCAAACGGGTACatgttcattttagtggccatagactacttcacaaaatgggtcgaagttACATCCTACAAAGCTGTAATCAAGAAAGCCATCGCAGATTTTGTCTgagatcgtattgtttgccgattcggggttccagagtccatcatcaccgataacgccgccaatctcaacagtgacctaatgaaagctatgtgcgagaccttcaaaatcaagcacaagaattccacaacatacaggcctcaaatgaatggagccgtggaggccgcaaacaagaatatcaagaaaatactgaggaagatggtagacaactacaagcaatggcatgagaagttaccatttgccttactggggtaccgtaccacagtccgcacatcaaccggggcaactccctatttgctggtctaCGGTACCGAAGCTGTCATTCCTGTCGaggttgaaattccttctttaagaattatacaagaagctgaactcagtgatgcaaaATGGATAAGAAGCCtctatgaacaattagctctcattgatgggaaaagaatgaatacagtgtgtcatggtcaactctatcagaataggatgtccagagctttcaacaaaagggtcaaacctagacagtttgcaccggggcagctggtactgaagcagatcttcccgcatcaagatgaagccaaaggaaaatttttgcccaattggcaagggccctacatggttcacaaaGTACTAATAGGAAGAGCACTCAAActcgcagaaatggacggagaggcttggccaaagcctatcaattcatacgcagtcaaaagatattatgtttagaatgttcgcatttcttcatctgatgtaattgaactactctcgacctgattcccatttaagaggggatacgtaggcagccctgtgggttcggtcacaattcaataaaattttcatttttcccacaaccagaaactggggcaaaattttgaggaggaccttCAAAATTCCAGAGCAAGTCCAGCCAACGTCATCATATGAAAAACAGTCAAAGAATCGCCTAAGTAAACTAAGGATCCTCAAAATTctaaggaggttgcaatgtctctaaagtgtcacagttattggttcatctaatttatccgatattgcatactaatgtattttaaataactacattcatcatatgcacgcacattttcgaaaactttatttttatgaaacagccagatgctacccGTGTTAACTCAAGCAGGACTTCGATACAGAGCAAAGCAAAGCAGGCAGGTagaggcacgaaccaaccttcccccgtaaaactcacgattgtcctttggatgcaggaacaagaaatattctcaaattcgggcacacctcagaatcactatcttcataacgacaaagctgccaagcgcaaacacatttccaactaagaaatactctgctactacttattatctgttcattgcatgagactaagcattgtctccatcttgcatgaggctaaaccttgcctccttaattgcataaggctaagcactgccttcccctacataagactaagcattgtctccacctttgcatgaggttaagccatgtctcctcaattgcataaggctaagcactgccttcccctgcatgagactaagcattgtctctattttgcatgaggctaagccctgcctcctcaattgcataaggctaagcattgccttcccctttatgagactaagcattgtctccacctttgcatgaggctaagccctgcctcctcaattgcataaggctaagcattgccttcccctgcatgagactaagcattgtctcccacttgcatgaggctaagccctgcctcctcaattgcataaggctaagcattgccttcccctgcacgagactaagcattgtctcccacttgcatgaggctaagccctgcttcctcttgcatgagactaaacattgtctcccatcttgcataaggctaagccctgcttcctccttgcatgagactaagcattgtctcccatttcgcatgaggctaagcattgcctccctaattgcataaggctaagctctgcctttccttgcataacaccaaatgctatgctacttgaaatctagcattattttctatttttctcggggctaagctctgccctgatcttacacaagactaagctctgtcttgtttcgCTTCACATATGACCAAACATCATGtatttgcatctcatgggctgaaatatcgccattctgtccaaaggcgtcatagtccgaaggcatcatcctcatagccggaagacaccatgccatggcctgaggatctctcaatattgcacataattattcaaaggcgtcatagttcagaggcaccatttttATGGCCCGAGaatatcatttcatggcctgcgaatcccttatcacacaattcatggcccaggacatcatggtctaaggacatcatccctATCGTCCAAAGACagctttcatggtccaaagggaatttgcatcatattTAAATTAGCGCAATATACACATGCATACATTgtatttaagttttgcaggtaatccaagAGGTAACCGTTCTCCCaatgggagcaatcttcgctccagttttCGTTCAATATTCACACCCTGTAACTACCTCAAATACAGTCAACCACCATCCGTTACCCATTTCCACTTGATGACCGTTCAAATACCCATAACCGTTCCAAGGTACAAACATTCACAATACCGATATCGTTTTATCTAGAAGAACCTGTccattcctataacaactccatcgccTTAGTCCACCACTGGATCCAAAACTACACATAGCCTGATTCCCgtaaaaccagggatatgtaggcaactcagaaaccAGAGTTCGGTCTATATTTTTcaaatcaccccattcggtcaaaatcggtcatcatttctttacccgacaattctttcatcattcccgggtaaagaggggcagctgtcgatacccaatttttccctcatatttttaaatatatatatatatatatatatatatatatagaaaaatagtatatatgcatcatcatttagcttatatatatatatatatatatatatatatatatacacacacactttcaaaatagtacatatgcatcatcatttagctTATAGGCATATACAAgcatttttttcatattttttaaaggctttaaatcgatttatttctatattttattatataaatatccagtAATTATCCTTCGagatatttttatgatgatttaatcatctaaacttatcatttataccaacatgtatgttttaaatattttactgtatttttttaattattacatttgcattttaggGCTAATTGCACATTGTTTGCAATAATAGaccatattcatgtataattacattatttatgcaaaaaatgactttttatattttataatgttaagtaattatttttaatcatttttagtGTACAAATAATATTTGGTTATttgttaattacttttataaattatttttttattaaatattgggtatttaaaaactagcctaaaTCCTACCTATTTTTCGGACCAAGCAATGGCCCCAAACCTAATACCCTAGCCCAAATAACCCCCATCCCAAATCAAATTAACCCAATCCCACAACCCGGTCACGACCCGTCCAAACCTAACCCGACCCAACTCTATCGTGGTcattgatctctgagatcaacggcccacatcAACTTCCCCCTTTTTATTACCCCAAACCCCCCAACCCTAATCCCCATTCTCCCCCGTCCGCCACCCTAATATCTCTCACCTCCCTTCTACCTCCTAAGAACCCTAGCCGTAGCTCCTAAATCCTTTCCTAATCCCACCTATTATAGGATTCCATGGCTACTACTTACCATATATGGCCTCCTCCTGGTACTGGCCATCCTCCTATACTGCTTGCCTAAGCATGTCAAGCATATCTCATCAATATCGAACCAAAATCGGTTCAAATCCTTGATCTTCCTGCTATTCTGTCTATGTTCATCCTTTGTTCTATTGTGAGTACGAATATTTGtacatttttattttttcctaAAAAAAAATTAGGGTTTACAGATCTCTtcaaatcgaaccaaaattggttcgattctctgattttgagtattatttgtGTCTATATTCGTCGTATGCTACCGTTTCTGTGTATATTCCATTGatatttatttttcctaaaaaaCGTAGGGTTTACCGGCTTATTCTCCTAAATTGATTTATGTgtccttctttccttttatgGTCTGATTGTTTGTATTTCCTTACTTATGTGCTGATttttaccactatataaacccattCCCTTTCCCCTTTTTTGGACAGACGAAAAGTCACTAAAAAACTCTCACTAAAAATTGAGGTTTCTATTCTGTATTTGTTTACTATTCTGTTCTATTTgtctcttggccggctgaaagccaaggccaccggatttCTACTTTTCTGACCATttcttgggtgtgagcactgccctgggttcttgaaacccttTCGAACTTGACACATTTGAGACTCTGGGTCCTTACTGAtgttcttttcttgtttattgaacAATCACTGGTTAGTTTCTAAACCCTCGCAATGTTTATTCTCTTATGTTAGCATGTTCTTTGAAACTGCATGACTTAATGTATTCCCTTGACTCTCTTTATGTGTGATTCTGCCTATAATTGATAGCCTGATAATGTCTTTGCACCTAACTTAGTTAATTTAGACAGAAtgaagcatgtttagtttggtgtTGTTGATAATTTGAATGTTCTTCCTTAATTATATGGTTTAATCTATGTTCTCTGCCTAATTCTGAACTTCTAGTGATTAATTAATGTTATTAGCATGCCTTAACTTGTTTAAGACCTTTACTCTAAGTGTAGTATGCTCCTATGAGTATGGTTGCCACTTTATGTGTTctttccatgtccaattttgtacCTCTAACAGCTTATTATCCTTTAAACTAATCCTCCTTGACTGATATCCTCTATGATA
It includes:
- the LOC138894828 gene encoding uncharacterized protein: MKAMCETFKIKHKNSTTYRPQMNGAVEAANKNIKKILRKMVDNYKQWHEKLPFALLGYRTTVRTSTGATPYLLVYGTEAVIPVEVEIPSLRIIQEAELSDAKWIRSLYEQLALIDGKRMNTVCHGQLYQNRMSRAFNKRVKPRQFAPGQLVLKQIFPHQDEAKGKFLPNWQGPYMVHKVLIGRALKLAEMDGEAWPKPINSYAVKRYYV